The genomic region CGGCGACCTTCTCGTCCGAGCCGGCAGTGGCATAGACGGTAGCGCCGAAGGCGCGGGCGAGCTGGATCGCGGTCACGCCGATGCCCGAGGTGCCGCCATGCACCAGCAGCGATTCCCCGGGCGCCAGCCGGCCCAGCATGAACACGTTGGCCCAGACGGTGAAATAGGTTTCCGGCAGGGCGGCGGCGCGCAGCGCGTCGAACCCGGCGGGCCAGGGCAGCGTCTGCGCGGCCGGCGCCGTGCAGTACTCGGCATAGCCGCCGCCATTGGCAAGCGCGCAGACCCGGTCGCCCGGGCGGTACTGCGTCACTTCGGCACCGGTGGCGACCACCTCGCCGGCGATCTCCAGGCCGAGGATCGGGCTCGCGCCGGGGGGCGGCGGATAGGCGCCGCGGCGTTGCTGCACGTCGGGACGGTTGACGCCGGCCGCCATCACCCGGATCAGCACCTCGTCGGCCCTGGGCTGCGGCACCGGGCCGGTGGCCGGGCGCAGCACCTCCGGTCCGCCCGATCCGGCGGCCTCGATGAAGGTCATGGTGGCAGGGACAGGCATGCGGACGCCTCCATCAGCGATGCGGCCGAAGCTTCGCCGCCGGGGCGCCCCCGTCAAGGCATGTGCGTCAAGGCGTGTGCGTCAAGGCATGGAGGGACAGGCCACCGCGACGGCGACATCCGGCAGCGGCGCGGCCAGCACGGCCCGGTCGCGGCCGTCATGCTTGGCCTGGTAGAGCGCCCGGTCGGCCGCACCGAGCGCCCCGACCAGCGCCATCTCAGGCGCGGCGGCCACGTCCACCCCGGCGATGCCCGCGCTGGCGGTAATCACGCCTCCCACACCGGCAGGATGCGCCACCTCGGCCCGTACACGCTCGCGCAGCCGTTCGACGATGGCCGCCGCCTGGGCCGCATCGCTGCCCGCGAGCAGCAGCGCGAATTCCTCGCCGCCGGTGCGCGCCAGCAGATCGCCCGCGCGCAGCCCGCTCGCGAGCACGGCGGCGAAGCGGCACAGCACCCGGTCGCCCGCGTCATGGCCATGCCGGTCATTGATCGCCTTGAAGCGATCGAGGTCGAACGTCACCACCGTGGCGGCACCGCCCAGGCGACGCTGCCGGATCAGCTCGACCACGCTGCGCGTCATCAGGCCACGGCGATTGAGCACGCCCGTGAGCGGATCCGTCATCGCCAGTTCCGCCAGTTCCGCCTCGGCCCGGTCGCGGGCGCGCCAGGCGCGTACCAGCAGGAAGCCCCAGAACGGCAGCAGGAAGTCGAAGCAGGACAGCCACATCCAACTGTTCAGGGCGACCGGCGTGGACGGCAGCAACCGCACCGTGTCGAGTGCGTCATGGATCGACATGCCGGCGGCGATCCCGAGGATCGTGCTGCCGGACAAAGCCACCCCGACCGGCCGACCCTGCCGCCGTATCCGCAGCACATAGGCCAGCGTGGTGCCGGCCGCCAGCACCGCCAGGGCCGCCACCACGAAGCGCGTCGCCAGATAGGCAAGATCCTCGTCGAGCATGCCGACCTCAATCAGTTGCATGACAAATTGCAATCATCGGACTGCAACCGCAACGAGCTTGTGCGGGGGGTCCCGCCACCTTCATGCGTCATCCGGCCTCCGCCCGATATGGCGGCGCGGGGCCGGCTCGGCTTAGATCGCCGGATGCGTTCGCTGCGCTCCCGCCTCGCCTTGCTCTGGGCCCTGTCGCTCGCCGCCTCGCTGGCGGTCGGCGCCATGCTGGTCTCGCTGTACCGCGCCTCGGCGATGGCCCAGGCGGCGCGGGCCGAGGCGGTGGCGACGCGGATCTGCGACGTGATCGACGACCGCTGGGGTTTCTACGCCGCGGGCTGGGCCGGACCGGCGCCTCCGGAAGGGGATGCCTCGTTCCGGCACGATCTCTCCGCCCTGCTCGCCGGGGCGGTGCCGCTCAGCCCGGCGCTCGAGGCCGGCATCTGGCGGGAGGGCGAAGGCATGCTGGCGCGCCGTGGCACGGCCCTGGGCCCGCCGGATGCCGCGGTGCTCGCCACGGTCGGTGAAGCCGTGAGCGAGGAGCGTCAGGCCCTGCGCCGGCAGGACAGCCTGCTCGGCCCGGTCGGGATCGCGGCCTGCCCGCTGGCCGGGCCGGTGGCGAACCTGGTGGCCTATGTCGCCGTCACGGTGCCGGAGGCCGAAGGGCCGCGGGTGCTGCAGGCGGGGCTGGCGGTCCTGCTCGCGCTGATGCTGGCGATGGCGGCGCTGATCACCTGGCTGCAACGGACCTGGGCGCGGCATGTGCGCGGCATCGCGGCGGCGCTGGCCGCGCCGGAAAGCGGCGAGCTGCCGCGGCTCGCCCCCACCGGCGAACGCGAGCTGGACCGCATCGTCGCCGCCCTCGATCTCGCCCGGACGCGGCTGGCCGAGGCGCGGCAGCGCTCGGAGGAACTGGCGGCGCGGGTGGCGTTGTCGGAGCGGCTGGCGGCGCTGGGACGCGTGGCGGCGGGGGTGGCACACGAGATCCGCAACCCGATCGCGGCGATGCGGCTGAAGGCGGAGAACGCGCTGGCGGGCGACGAGGCGCGCCGACGGGCGGCGCTGGAGGCGATCCTGGCGCAGATCGCCCGGCTCGACCGGCTGATCGGGGAATTGCTGGCCATGACGCAGCGGCGCACGCCAGCGCCGGAAGCAGTGGACCTGCCCGGGTTCCTGGCGGCCTGCGCGGCCGATCACCCGCGGGTGGCGGCGATGGCGCCGGCCGGGACACGGGCGGTGCTCGACCCGGCGCTGACGCGGCGGGCGCTCGATTCGCTGCTGGCGAATGCGCGGCAGCTTTCGCCCGCGGGGGCCACGGTGCGGTTGCACGGGGAGGTGAGCGGAAGGATGACGCGGATCACGGTTGCCGATGACGGACCGGGCGTGCCGGCGGCGCTGCGGGCCACCCTGTTCGAACCCTTCGTCACCGGGCGCGCCGACGGCACCGGGCTCGGGCTCGCGATCGCCCGCGAGCTGGCCGAGGCGCAAGGTGGCACGCTGCTCCTGGCCGATCCGGGCGGCGAGGGGCGCGGCGCCACCTTCCTGCTGGAACTGCCCGCCCCGGAACCGCACACCCTGGAACCGTCATGTCCCGCATCCTGATCATCGACGACGACGACGCCCTGCGCGAAAGCATCGCCGAGACGCTTGGCGATCTCGGCCACGAGCCGGAGCAGGCGGCGGACGGGATGGCAGGGCTTGACCGCATCCGGGCGGGCGGGATCGACGCGGTGCTGCTCGACCTGCGCATGCCCGGGCTCGACGGCATCGAGGTGCTGCGCCGCATCCGGGCCCTGCCCGCCCCCCCGGCGGTCGCCGTGCTGACGGCGGTGCCGACCGCAGCCAACACCATCGAGGCCATGCGGCTGGGGGCGGTGGACCATCTCGCCAAGCCGGTGGGCCGCGCCGACCTGGCCGGGCTGGTCGCGCGCATGCTGCCGCCCCCTGCCCCGGCGCGGCCGGCCCCGCCGCCGGCGGAGGCCGACGAGCTGGTGGGCTCCTCGGCGCCGATGCGGGAGGTGCAGAAGGCGATCGGGCGGCTCGCCGACAGCGAGGCGACGGTGCTGATCACCGGCGAGACCGGCACCGGCAAGGAAGTGGTCGCGCGCGCCATCCACCGGCACGGGCGGCGCTCCGGGCGGGCCTTCGTCGCGCTCAACTGCGCCGCCATCCCGGCCACGTTGCTGGAAAGCCAGTTGTTCGGCCATGCCCGCGGCGCCTTCACCGGCGCCACCGCCGACCGCGCCGGCAGCTTCCGCGACGCCGATGGCGGCACGCTGTTCCTCGACGAGATCGGCGACATGGACCTGGCGATGCAGGCCAAGCTGCTGCGCGTGCTGCAGGACCGGGTGGTGGTGCCGGTGGGCGGGCGGCCCGTGCCGGTCGATGTGCGCATCCTGGCGGCGACGCATCGCGACCTGAGGACGATGGTGGCCAAGGGATCGTTCCGCGAGGACCTGTTCTACCGCATCGGCGTGGTGCCGGTGCAACTGCCGCCGCTGCGCGAACGGCTCTCCGACATCCTGCCGCTCGCCGAGCATTTCCTCGCCCTCGCCGGATCGGCGAAGCGGCTCTCGGCGGAGGCGGCCGCCCGGCTGCTGGCCTATCCCTGGCCGGGCAACGTGCGCGAGTTGCGCAACGCCATCGAGCGGGCCGCCGTGCTGGCCCCGCTGCCGGTGCTGACCGCCGCCGATTTCGGCTTCCTCGACGGCACCGAGGCCGCCGCCCCCGACTGGCTGGCCGGCGACCTGCCGGGCGCGGTGGCCAGGCTGGAAGCGGAGATGATCCGGCGGGCACTGGCCTCCTGCGGCGGCAACCGTGCCGAGGCAGCGCGGCGGCTGGGGATCCATCGCCAGTTGCTGTACGAAAAGATGCGGCGCCTCGGGCTGGATCCGTCCGGAATACGGACAGATGGCGTCGGAACTCCGGACGGAACGCCTGCCGAAACCGAAGAAAAATATAGATAAATCAATATATTATGCGTTGGCACGCGGGTTGCGGTGAGGCATGCAACGGGCCATCCTGGCCCCGACGGAGAAGACGATGCCGAAGCTGAGAACAACGTTGCTCGCGGCCAGCCTGCTGATCGCCGCCACCAGCGCGGGGGCCTGGGCACAGCGAGGGCCAGTGTACGATCCGGCGCAATTGCCCGCGGTGAAAGGCAAGGTGGCGCAGTATCTGCTCGGGCCGCGCGGCGACGTGAACGGGTTCCTGCTGGCCGACGGCACCGAAGTGCATGTAGCGCCCCGCCTCTCCGACGCGCTGGTGTTCACGGTCAAGCCCGGCGATGCGGTGACCATCCACGGCCTGAAGGCCAAGGCCGTGCCGATGATCATGGCCGGCTCGGTCACGAACGACGCGACCGGCACCACGGTCGAGGGCTGGCGTAGCCCGCACGGCACCACCCCCATCGAGGTGGAAGGCCAGGTGAAGGCGCAGTTGCACACGCCGCGCGGCGACGTGGACGGCGTGCTGCTCGAGAACGGCGCGATCGTGCGCCTGCCGCCGCCGGAAGCGCAGCGCCTGACGGCATTGCTGGAGCCGGGCAAGACGCTGTTCGCCCGCGGCGTCGGCGGCACCACCCCGCTCGGGACGGTGGTCTCCGCCCAGGCGATCGGCGCGGACAAGGAGCATACCCAGCCGGTCGCCGGGCCGCGTCCCGGTCCCGGCCCGCATGACCGCCCGCATGGCCCGATGATGGGCGGACCTGGCGGCCCGGGGCCGATGGGCCCGGCCGATGCGCCGCCCCCGCCGCGGCCGTGAGCCTCTGACCGCGGCACGCCGGATCGGCCCCCCTCCGTCCGGAGCGTTCTGACCGCACACGGTCAGTCGGGAAACGTTCCGGAACGGCAGGCGCCCTGGGGAATCCTGCCCCCCAGGGCGCCCCTGCCTCAGCAGGCGGCGTTGCGGCGTGGCGGGTCCATGCCGAAGACCGGCCGCAGACGGATCCCCACCGCGCTGCCCGCGATCGCCAGGGCGATCCACAGCCAGCCATGCAGGCTGCCGGAAGCAATGCCGCTGAAGAAGGCGCCGATGTTGCAGCCATAGGCGAGCCGCGCGCCGTACCCCATCAGCAGCCCGCCGATCACCGAGGCCAGCAGGTGGCGGGCGGGAATGCGCAGGCTCGGCGCGAACCGGCCGGCCAGGCCCGCCGCGAGCAGCGCCCCCAGCATGATGCCGAAATCCATCACCGACGTGACGTCCGCCAGCACCGGGCGCGACAACGCCCGCTGATAGGCCGGCTCGGCCCAGGATCCCCAGTGCGACACGTCGAGACCGAGCGGTGCCAGCAGCTTCGCCCCCCAGATGCCGAAGGCCGAGGTAATGCCCCAGGGCTTGCCGGCAACAGCCAGGGTGGCGAAGTTCAGCAGCGCCAGCGCGATGCCACCGAGCAGGATCGGCCAGGGCCCGACCAGGAAGCGGCGCGCCGACATGGTCCCGCCGATCGGTGCGACGGTTCCATGGCGGCGATATTCCGCAGCCTGCACCAGCAGGAACAGGGCGGCGAACACGGCGAGATTGACGGCCAGCGCCACCGGCCAGCCGAACGCGCTCACCAGGGAAACCGCCGGCAATCCGGGCAAAGCCTGCCACCAGCCGATATGCGCGACGCCGACCACCGAGCCCAGGATGAAGAAGGCGAGCGTGACCACCATGCGCAGGTTGCCGCCCCCCACCGTGAACAGGGTCCCGGACGCACAGCCCGCACCGAGTTGCATGCCCACGCCGAACAGGAAGGCGCCGATCACGACCGAGGGGCCGAGCGGCGCCACGTTGCCGATGACGGGCTGACCGAACAGGCTGCCCTGCGCGAGCACGGGGAAGAACAGCAGCGTCGCCAGCGCCAGCATGACGAACTGCGCGCGCAATCCGGCGCTGCGACGCTCGGCGAGAAAGCCGCGATAGGCCGAGGTGAAGCCGAACGAGGCATGGTACAGCGCCATGCCGAGCAGGCCACCGATCAGCAGCAAGGCGACCATGCGCGGCGTCGCGACCTGGGCGATGGCCAGGGACAGGGCGGCGAAGCCGAGGACCGCCGCCGCGGCGACGAGTGGCTGGGCCGAGGGGATCGCGAGGATCCGGGAGGGAAAGACACTGCCTGACATGCGCTGCTCCGTGTTCGAGAGCGGCACATGAGGCCGGCCGGGAATTAATTCAACGAATTGGCTATGTAATACAATTTTTGTGCGTGGAATTCCTGCCCGGCGGAATCCGCCGGGCTGTCCGCCCCCCTATCCGTGCCGGGCCTGAACGGCGATGCGCATGGGATGCACCTCGATCTTCTGCCAGACCTTGCCGGTGACATAGGGATCGGTGGCGAGCCAGTGATCCAGTTCCTCCCGGCTGGCGACGTCGAGGATGCAGACCGAGCCGATCATCCCCCCCGCCTCGTCGACGATCGCACCGCCGATCTTGAGCCGGCCGGCCTCGACCATCGGCGCGACATTGTCGAGATGCGCCGGACGCGCGGCCAACCGGCGCGCCGGCGCCCCGGCATCGGTGCCGTCCCAGGCAATGACGACGTATTGCGGCATCGCATCAACCTCCCGCCACGCCCCGGTGGCAACGTGGAATGACAGACATTCGCACGGTGTCGGGCCGTGCAACAGAGCCGATCCCGGGGACAGGCCTCAGTCGCCC from Rhodovastum atsumiense harbors:
- a CDS encoding NAD(P)H-quinone oxidoreductase, with product MPVPATMTFIEAAGSGGPEVLRPATGPVPQPRADEVLIRVMAAGVNRPDVQQRRGAYPPPPGASPILGLEIAGEVVATGAEVTQYRPGDRVCALANGGGYAEYCTAPAAQTLPWPAGFDALRAAALPETYFTVWANVFMLGRLAPGESLLVHGGTSGIGVTAIQLARAFGATVYATAGSDEKVAACERLGAVGINYRSADFLAEIQRLTDRRGVDVVLDMVGASYFPRNLRCLATDGRLVIIAFLGGSKLEALDLMPIMTRRLTVTGSTMRPRSTAQKGAIAAALRERVWPLLEAGQCGPVIHQVFPLAEAAAAHALMESSAHIGKIMLTVAA
- a CDS encoding GGDEF domain-containing protein, with product MQLIEVGMLDEDLAYLATRFVVAALAVLAAGTTLAYVLRIRRQGRPVGVALSGSTILGIAAGMSIHDALDTVRLLPSTPVALNSWMWLSCFDFLLPFWGFLLVRAWRARDRAEAELAELAMTDPLTGVLNRRGLMTRSVVELIRQRRLGGAATVVTFDLDRFKAINDRHGHDAGDRVLCRFAAVLASGLRAGDLLARTGGEEFALLLAGSDAAQAAAIVERLRERVRAEVAHPAGVGGVITASAGIAGVDVAAAPEMALVGALGAADRALYQAKHDGRDRAVLAAPLPDVAVAVACPSMP
- a CDS encoding sensor histidine kinase: MRSLRSRLALLWALSLAASLAVGAMLVSLYRASAMAQAARAEAVATRICDVIDDRWGFYAAGWAGPAPPEGDASFRHDLSALLAGAVPLSPALEAGIWREGEGMLARRGTALGPPDAAVLATVGEAVSEERQALRRQDSLLGPVGIAACPLAGPVANLVAYVAVTVPEAEGPRVLQAGLAVLLALMLAMAALITWLQRTWARHVRGIAAALAAPESGELPRLAPTGERELDRIVAALDLARTRLAEARQRSEELAARVALSERLAALGRVAAGVAHEIRNPIAAMRLKAENALAGDEARRRAALEAILAQIARLDRLIGELLAMTQRRTPAPEAVDLPGFLAACAADHPRVAAMAPAGTRAVLDPALTRRALDSLLANARQLSPAGATVRLHGEVSGRMTRITVADDGPGVPAALRATLFEPFVTGRADGTGLGLAIARELAEAQGGTLLLADPGGEGRGATFLLELPAPEPHTLEPSCPAS
- a CDS encoding sigma-54-dependent transcriptional regulator; amino-acid sequence: MSRILIIDDDDALRESIAETLGDLGHEPEQAADGMAGLDRIRAGGIDAVLLDLRMPGLDGIEVLRRIRALPAPPAVAVLTAVPTAANTIEAMRLGAVDHLAKPVGRADLAGLVARMLPPPAPARPAPPPAEADELVGSSAPMREVQKAIGRLADSEATVLITGETGTGKEVVARAIHRHGRRSGRAFVALNCAAIPATLLESQLFGHARGAFTGATADRAGSFRDADGGTLFLDEIGDMDLAMQAKLLRVLQDRVVVPVGGRPVPVDVRILAATHRDLRTMVAKGSFREDLFYRIGVVPVQLPPLRERLSDILPLAEHFLALAGSAKRLSAEAAARLLAYPWPGNVRELRNAIERAAVLAPLPVLTAADFGFLDGTEAAAPDWLAGDLPGAVARLEAEMIRRALASCGGNRAEAARRLGIHRQLLYEKMRRLGLDPSGIRTDGVGTPDGTPAETEEKYR
- a CDS encoding YeeE/YedE family protein — encoded protein: MSGSVFPSRILAIPSAQPLVAAAAVLGFAALSLAIAQVATPRMVALLLIGGLLGMALYHASFGFTSAYRGFLAERRSAGLRAQFVMLALATLLFFPVLAQGSLFGQPVIGNVAPLGPSVVIGAFLFGVGMQLGAGCASGTLFTVGGGNLRMVVTLAFFILGSVVGVAHIGWWQALPGLPAVSLVSAFGWPVALAVNLAVFAALFLLVQAAEYRRHGTVAPIGGTMSARRFLVGPWPILLGGIALALLNFATLAVAGKPWGITSAFGIWGAKLLAPLGLDVSHWGSWAEPAYQRALSRPVLADVTSVMDFGIMLGALLAAGLAGRFAPSLRIPARHLLASVIGGLLMGYGARLAYGCNIGAFFSGIASGSLHGWLWIALAIAGSAVGIRLRPVFGMDPPRRNAAC
- a CDS encoding YciI family protein, which gives rise to MPQYVVIAWDGTDAGAPARRLAARPAHLDNVAPMVEAGRLKIGGAIVDEAGGMIGSVCILDVASREELDHWLATDPYVTGKVWQKIEVHPMRIAVQARHG